In one window of Burkholderia cepacia ATCC 25416 DNA:
- a CDS encoding DUF3142 domain-containing protein — translation MALLLAGRVALAGTVDAAQYDTFWLWAGVKPQAVVRGARAVYVLQGQIEASPRDESQVRVIAQGVALPPAPHARVWLVYRAHTLRWTPRVTQIMLAQLERWRASGRTITGIQIDFDARTRHLQDYLEFLRTLRETLPADCRLSITGLLDWSSRIDTDQVNQLRGIVDEVVVQTYQGRRTIPDYADYLPRVARLQLPFRIGIIQGGEWDAPPYLAANPWFRGYVVFLRNA, via the coding sequence ATGGCGCTGTTGCTGGCCGGACGCGTCGCGCTGGCCGGCACCGTCGATGCCGCGCAGTACGACACGTTCTGGTTGTGGGCGGGCGTGAAACCGCAGGCGGTCGTGCGCGGCGCCCGCGCCGTCTACGTGCTGCAAGGGCAGATCGAGGCATCGCCGCGGGACGAGTCGCAAGTACGCGTCATCGCGCAGGGCGTCGCGCTGCCACCCGCGCCGCATGCGCGCGTGTGGCTCGTCTATCGTGCGCATACGCTGCGCTGGACGCCGCGCGTCACGCAGATCATGCTCGCGCAACTCGAACGCTGGCGCGCGTCGGGTCGCACGATCACCGGTATCCAGATCGACTTCGATGCACGCACGCGCCACCTGCAGGACTACCTCGAATTCCTGCGGACGCTGCGCGAGACGCTGCCCGCCGATTGCCGGCTGAGCATCACGGGGCTGCTCGACTGGAGCAGCCGCATCGATACCGACCAGGTCAACCAGCTCAGGGGAATCGTCGACGAAGTCGTCGTGCAGACCTACCAGGGCCGCCGCACGATCCCCGACTACGCGGACTACCTGCCGCGCGTCGCGCGGCTGCAATTGCCGTTTCGCATCGGCATCATCCAGGGCGGCGAATGGGATGCGCCGCCCTACCTCGCGGCAAACCCGTGGTTCCGCGGTTATGTCGTGTTCCTGCGCAACGCATAG
- a CDS encoding TonB-dependent receptor produces MSNTPHIEGQCAVHRSPFHQSLGRSSGSIDAMREGLPACGLRVVRTVRHTLLNATIAAAVAVAAPDVFATEGKQAQSTTESPDSGTSASSAESTVLEPVTVTARKTTERLQDVPESITVLQAKTLKESPFDPGVAIAGHAPNVQWVSRATGSQWFSIRGVSSLGTPANYSDGTIAFNVDGVPNSMMSASNMLLDVDHIEVLRGPQGTLWGTNALGGAINVVTKQPDGTRDVHVTTEVGEHGYRMGEAVLGGNIVPGQLDGRMAIRYGHENGDISSRYTDKLGKRDIGAFRGGLRFTGLDDTIITVTGNYLHDQANSPLYVLRSASQFPTSGILTEPDLKTTQAGATVTVEHFFKNFQLTSISSYQHNKLESELDLVDKLVYDAIGFPASSNVGHSTDQENIFSQEIRLNSLEGAPVRWVVGASAMRTNGIRWCSSTQCAPPPYSGSVAMKSNLDTTNLGLFGDVSIPFANRWEFSIGGRVSHDNIEMKQGNSLGLASLTGSNSTSQTYPTGRVALSFKWTNDIQSYVSVARGHASRVYPLFSYPVDGIVGNPYPAALGWTYEAGVKADLLSHRLQIDASVYHNDIKNGVMSYLDPSLGAFRTTYQDYKTSGFELQARALIAEGLSFSGGVGYIHSELGANGAAVNTVTGNPVPNTPKWTATAGLQYETSAKAIHLPGKLSADLQYQYTGKRTADIDKSYYLDAYSLVNAQIGWKNKDLEVYLFGRNLFDKRYETFGSLYSGMQLVSVGRGRTLGVGLTKSF; encoded by the coding sequence ATGTCTAACACGCCTCATATTGAAGGGCAATGTGCGGTACATCGCTCTCCCTTTCATCAATCCCTTGGCAGAAGTTCAGGCTCGATCGATGCGATGCGCGAAGGGCTCCCGGCGTGTGGCTTGCGTGTCGTCCGTACCGTCCGACATACATTGCTCAACGCAACGATTGCCGCAGCCGTCGCCGTCGCTGCTCCAGACGTGTTCGCTACCGAAGGAAAGCAAGCGCAATCAACCACTGAGTCGCCGGATAGCGGTACGTCGGCATCGAGCGCAGAGAGCACGGTCCTCGAGCCCGTCACGGTCACCGCCCGGAAAACGACCGAACGCCTTCAGGATGTGCCTGAAAGCATCACGGTTCTGCAGGCGAAGACCCTGAAGGAATCGCCCTTCGATCCAGGTGTGGCTATCGCCGGCCATGCGCCCAATGTGCAATGGGTCAGCCGCGCCACAGGCTCCCAGTGGTTCTCAATTCGCGGTGTCAGTTCACTTGGGACGCCTGCCAACTACTCCGATGGCACGATCGCATTCAATGTCGATGGTGTGCCGAACAGCATGATGAGCGCGTCGAACATGTTGCTCGACGTCGACCATATCGAAGTGCTGCGCGGTCCCCAAGGCACGCTATGGGGAACCAATGCACTGGGTGGCGCTATCAACGTTGTCACGAAGCAGCCTGACGGAACTCGGGATGTTCACGTGACAACCGAGGTCGGCGAACACGGCTATCGCATGGGCGAGGCAGTTCTTGGCGGCAATATCGTGCCCGGACAACTTGACGGACGGATGGCGATCCGTTACGGCCATGAGAATGGCGATATCAGTAGCCGTTACACCGACAAGCTGGGCAAGCGCGACATCGGTGCATTCCGTGGAGGACTACGCTTCACGGGGCTGGACGACACGATCATCACAGTGACGGGTAACTATCTGCATGATCAGGCTAACTCCCCGCTCTATGTCCTGCGTAGCGCCAGTCAGTTTCCGACCAGTGGCATCCTGACCGAGCCGGACTTGAAGACAACGCAAGCGGGCGCCACCGTGACCGTCGAGCATTTTTTCAAGAATTTCCAGCTCACTTCCATCAGTTCCTACCAGCACAACAAGCTGGAAAGCGAACTCGATCTCGTGGACAAACTTGTCTATGACGCGATCGGGTTCCCCGCATCCAGTAACGTGGGCCACTCAACGGATCAGGAGAACATCTTCAGCCAGGAGATTCGGCTGAATTCACTCGAGGGTGCCCCGGTTCGCTGGGTCGTCGGTGCCAGTGCCATGCGAACCAACGGCATACGCTGGTGCAGCAGTACGCAGTGCGCGCCGCCTCCGTATTCCGGCTCAGTCGCGATGAAAAGCAATCTCGATACGACCAACCTAGGACTGTTCGGGGACGTTTCGATCCCCTTTGCGAACCGCTGGGAGTTCTCGATCGGCGGCCGGGTAAGCCATGACAATATCGAGATGAAGCAGGGCAACTCCCTGGGCCTCGCTTCGCTGACCGGCTCCAACTCAACGTCGCAAACCTATCCGACAGGTCGGGTAGCACTATCCTTCAAGTGGACGAACGACATTCAAAGCTACGTGTCGGTTGCTCGTGGTCACGCGTCACGGGTGTACCCGCTCTTTAGCTATCCTGTCGATGGCATCGTGGGCAACCCCTATCCGGCCGCTTTGGGGTGGACTTACGAAGCGGGCGTCAAGGCCGATCTTCTTAGCCATCGTCTTCAGATCGATGCCAGCGTCTATCACAACGACATCAAGAACGGTGTCATGTCCTATCTCGATCCTTCGCTTGGCGCCTTTCGGACAACATATCAGGACTACAAGACCAGTGGTTTCGAATTGCAGGCGCGCGCGCTCATCGCTGAAGGCTTGAGCTTCTCCGGGGGCGTCGGCTACATCCATAGCGAACTCGGAGCCAACGGCGCCGCGGTCAATACGGTCACTGGCAATCCTGTTCCGAACACACCGAAATGGACGGCGACGGCCGGGCTGCAATACGAAACCTCAGCCAAGGCGATTCATTTGCCGGGCAAGCTCTCCGCCGACCTTCAATACCAATACACAGGCAAGCGCACCGCGGATATCGACAAATCTTATTACCTTGATGCCTATAGCCTTGTGAATGCCCAGATTGGATGGAAAAACAAGGATCTCGAAGTCTATCTGTTCGGCCGGAATCTTTTCGACAAACGCTATGAAACCTTCGGCAGCCTGTACTCCGGCATGCAACTGGTTTCGGTCGGTCGCGGCCGTACCTTGGGGGTAGGCCTGACCAAAAGCTTTTGA
- a CDS encoding alpha/beta fold hydrolase, which translates to MPYVTTKDHVEIFYKDWGPKDAQPIMFHHGWPLSSDDWDAQMLFFVQKGYRVIAHDRRGHGRSAQVSDGHDMDHYAADAFAVVEALDLRNAVHIGHSTGGGEVARYVAKHGEPAGRVAKAVLVSAVPPLMLKTDSNPEGLPLEVFDGFRKALADNRAQFFLDVPSGPFYGFNREGATVHQGVIRNWWRQGMEGSAKAHYEGIKAFSETDQTEDLKSISVPTLVLHGEDDQIVPIADAALKSIKLLKNGTLKTYPGYSHGMLTVNADVLNADLLAFVQA; encoded by the coding sequence ATGCCATACGTCACAACGAAGGATCACGTCGAGATTTTCTACAAGGACTGGGGCCCGAAGGACGCGCAGCCCATCATGTTCCACCATGGCTGGCCGCTGTCGAGCGACGACTGGGATGCGCAGATGCTCTTCTTCGTCCAGAAGGGCTATCGCGTGATTGCGCACGACCGGCGCGGCCACGGCCGGTCGGCGCAGGTGTCGGACGGCCACGACATGGATCACTACGCGGCCGATGCGTTCGCGGTCGTCGAAGCGCTCGACCTGCGCAATGCGGTGCATATCGGTCATTCGACCGGCGGCGGCGAAGTGGCACGCTACGTCGCGAAGCACGGCGAGCCGGCCGGCCGCGTCGCGAAGGCGGTGCTGGTCAGCGCGGTGCCGCCGCTGATGCTGAAAACCGATTCGAACCCCGAAGGCTTGCCGCTCGAGGTGTTCGACGGTTTCCGGAAAGCGCTCGCCGACAATCGCGCGCAGTTCTTCCTCGATGTACCGAGCGGCCCGTTCTACGGGTTCAACCGCGAAGGTGCAACCGTGCATCAGGGCGTCATCCGGAACTGGTGGCGGCAGGGGATGGAAGGCAGCGCCAAAGCGCATTACGAAGGCATCAAGGCGTTTTCGGAAACGGACCAGACCGAAGACCTGAAGTCGATCTCCGTCCCGACGCTCGTGCTGCATGGCGAGGACGACCAGATCGTGCCGATCGCGGATGCCGCGCTGAAGTCGATCAAGCTGCTGAAGAACGGCACGCTGAAAACCTATCCGGGCTATTCGCACGGGATGCTGACGGTCAACGCGGACGTCCTCAACGCCGACCTGCTGGCTTTCGTGCAGGCGTAA
- a CDS encoding AraC family transcriptional regulator, producing MDQAAFVPVFKFRTIDYPERDRFHVWVKDMLCDCRLEDDGGHGVFDAEASGAALGPLILSGRHWRSRAPAYRVHRTTRRIRLDGQDSIRFTLLLGGRMASHTGGPELVKGAGDVFVYDVAQINDCRVEAGDVISLVVPRYLLPSHAAQAHGQTLTSGVGRLLGDHMLSLFRNLPNLRTHEIPSIVQSMLLLLAAAVAPTAQALHDARGPIDGALAERVRRYIDVHLLEPDLDPDRICRDIGVSRARLYQLFKEDGGVMRQITRRRLRHAYHVLGDPQRRHQRIAEIAWAHGFPDEKYFHRLFKAEFGHTPKETLECAAAPILLPCDAAGDRWADGGRLAGWTLPFGVLTN from the coding sequence ATGGACCAAGCGGCATTCGTCCCCGTTTTCAAGTTTCGCACCATCGACTACCCCGAGCGGGACAGGTTCCACGTCTGGGTCAAGGACATGCTGTGCGACTGCCGCCTGGAAGACGACGGCGGCCACGGCGTGTTCGACGCGGAAGCGAGCGGTGCGGCACTCGGCCCGCTGATCCTGTCGGGCCGCCACTGGCGATCGCGCGCGCCGGCCTACCGGGTTCATCGGACCACGCGGCGGATCCGCCTCGACGGACAGGATTCGATCCGCTTCACGCTGCTGCTCGGTGGCCGGATGGCCAGCCACACCGGCGGGCCCGAACTGGTCAAGGGCGCCGGCGATGTGTTCGTGTACGACGTCGCGCAGATCAACGACTGCAGGGTCGAGGCCGGCGACGTGATCAGCCTGGTCGTGCCCAGGTACCTGCTGCCGAGCCATGCGGCGCAGGCGCACGGGCAGACGCTGACGAGCGGCGTCGGGCGGCTGCTCGGCGACCACATGCTGTCGCTGTTCCGCAATCTGCCGAATCTGCGCACGCACGAGATCCCGAGCATCGTCCAGTCGATGCTGCTGCTGCTCGCCGCGGCGGTTGCCCCGACCGCTCAGGCGCTGCACGACGCACGCGGCCCGATCGACGGGGCGCTGGCCGAGCGGGTCCGCCGCTACATCGACGTGCATCTGCTGGAGCCCGACCTCGATCCCGACCGGATCTGCCGCGACATCGGCGTGTCGAGAGCGCGGCTCTACCAGCTGTTCAAGGAAGACGGCGGCGTGATGCGGCAGATCACGCGGCGGCGGCTGCGTCACGCGTACCACGTGCTCGGCGACCCGCAGCGCCGGCATCAGCGCATCGCGGAGATCGCGTGGGCGCACGGTTTTCCCGACGAGAAGTATTTCCACCGGCTGTTCAAGGCGGAGTTCGGCCATACGCCGAAGGAAACGCTCGAATGCGCGGCCGCGCCGATTCTGCTGCCGTGCGATGCGGCCGGGGATCGATGGGCGGATGGCGGCCGGCTGGCGGGATGGACGCTGCCGTTCGGCGTGCTCACCAACTGA
- a CDS encoding gamma-glutamylcyclotransferase family protein: MSSTAPTFSEHLFSYGTLQLEPVQLATFGRKLDGREDAMPGYAMTMLKIDDQEVVATSGKTHHPVVAYTGRPGDRVTGTVFAITREELQHADDYEVDAYRRDRVVLESGVSAWVYVDAGSPRPE, translated from the coding sequence ATGTCCAGCACCGCCCCGACTTTCTCCGAGCACCTCTTTTCCTATGGCACGCTGCAACTCGAACCGGTGCAGCTCGCCACCTTCGGCCGCAAGCTCGACGGTCGCGAGGATGCGATGCCCGGTTACGCGATGACGATGCTGAAGATCGACGATCAGGAGGTGGTCGCGACGAGCGGGAAGACGCATCATCCGGTGGTGGCTTATACCGGCCGACCGGGCGACCGCGTCACGGGCACCGTGTTCGCGATCACGCGCGAGGAACTGCAGCACGCGGACGACTACGAAGTCGACGCGTATCGCCGCGATCGCGTGGTGCTGGAATCGGGCGTCAGCGCGTGGGTGTACGTGGATGCGGGTTCGCCGCGCCCGGAATGA
- a CDS encoding LysE family translocator, with the protein MALHYSLLFAYLAAIVLLIATPGPVVMLVVGTVARRGFRQGMLTAVGANAASLVMIAGAMLMVFGVVLVSDRLLTGLHVAGCVFIAVLAVRTLLGEWRAGRTRGANGAAPGEPASQAWRLPGVVRGFLVGIANPKDLLFFVAFFPQFVGITPDSRVSLAILAVLWIAVDFTIMTGYMAAINHPLIHRKQRWITASSAGALLVIALAGLGGAISGGA; encoded by the coding sequence ATGGCACTCCATTACTCGCTGCTGTTCGCCTATCTCGCCGCGATCGTGCTGCTCATCGCGACGCCCGGCCCCGTCGTCATGCTCGTGGTCGGCACCGTCGCGCGGCGCGGGTTCCGCCAGGGCATGCTGACCGCGGTGGGCGCGAATGCCGCGAGCCTCGTGATGATCGCGGGGGCGATGCTGATGGTGTTCGGCGTCGTGCTCGTCAGCGATCGCCTGCTCACGGGGTTGCACGTGGCGGGTTGCGTCTTCATCGCGGTGCTGGCCGTCCGGACGCTGCTCGGCGAATGGCGCGCCGGACGTACGCGCGGCGCCAACGGTGCCGCGCCAGGCGAACCGGCGTCGCAGGCGTGGCGCTTGCCGGGTGTGGTGCGCGGCTTTCTCGTCGGCATCGCGAACCCGAAGGACCTGCTGTTCTTCGTCGCATTCTTTCCGCAGTTCGTCGGCATCACGCCGGATTCCCGCGTGAGCCTGGCCATCCTGGCCGTGCTTTGGATCGCGGTCGATTTCACGATCATGACCGGCTACATGGCCGCGATCAACCATCCGCTGATTCACCGCAAGCAACGATGGATCACGGCCTCGTCGGCGGGTGCGCTGCTCGTGATTGCGCTTGCCGGGCTCGGCGGCGCGATCTCGGGTGGCGCGTAA
- a CDS encoding LysR substrate-binding domain-containing protein — translation MKTKPLPPVYALRAFESAARTGSFTLAAEELSLTQSAVSKHVRTLEAYFGRKLFVRRGPRMTVTAEAQIFASGLRRGFRQIEEACMLFQSQRDVLRLKAPSTLTMRWLLDALAAFRDTRPAFEVQIASVWMDVDTVDFFSESYDCAILLGTGKFGEATQCVKLFDEWLIPVCSRATATVARTNPAACELIHPSPDRRDWRRWLKGSGHDLDVDITRGQVFDMLEQGIAAAIAGHGISIGDLALCATAIDEKQLVLPFKTAVNTGDAYYLVWPEDSGKAAQVRELLAFLEGRMPRLTFPGIRFNGPG, via the coding sequence GTGAAGACCAAACCGCTTCCCCCTGTCTACGCATTGCGCGCATTCGAAAGCGCCGCGCGCACCGGCTCGTTTACGCTTGCCGCCGAGGAACTGAGCCTCACGCAGAGCGCGGTGAGCAAGCACGTCAGGACGCTCGAGGCCTACTTCGGCCGGAAACTGTTCGTCCGGCGCGGGCCCAGGATGACCGTGACGGCGGAAGCGCAGATCTTCGCGTCGGGCCTGCGGCGCGGCTTCCGGCAGATCGAGGAAGCCTGCATGCTGTTCCAGTCGCAACGCGACGTGCTGCGGCTCAAGGCGCCGTCCACGCTCACGATGCGCTGGCTGCTCGACGCGCTGGCCGCCTTTCGCGACACGCGGCCCGCATTCGAGGTGCAGATCGCGAGCGTGTGGATGGATGTCGACACCGTCGATTTCTTCAGCGAATCCTACGATTGCGCGATCCTGCTCGGCACGGGCAAGTTCGGCGAGGCCACGCAGTGCGTGAAGCTGTTCGACGAATGGCTGATTCCGGTGTGCTCGCGTGCGACCGCGACGGTCGCACGCACGAATCCGGCGGCGTGCGAGCTGATCCACCCGTCGCCCGACCGGCGCGACTGGCGCCGCTGGCTCAAGGGCAGCGGGCACGACCTGGACGTGGACATCACGCGCGGGCAGGTGTTCGACATGCTCGAACAGGGCATCGCGGCGGCCATCGCCGGCCACGGCATCTCGATCGGCGATCTCGCGCTGTGCGCGACGGCAATCGACGAGAAGCAGCTCGTGCTGCCGTTCAAGACGGCCGTCAATACCGGCGACGCGTACTACCTCGTCTGGCCGGAAGACTCCGGCAAAGCCGCGCAGGTGCGCGAACTCCTCGCGTTCCTGGAAGGCCGGATGCCGCGCCTGACGTTTCCGGGCATCCGCTTCAACGGGCCGGGCTGA